One Citricoccus sp. K5 DNA window includes the following coding sequences:
- a CDS encoding RidA family protein, with protein sequence MNGPDSTDAGTAGTVEARLAELGLTLPPVAAPVAAYVPAVIEGNLVHTSGQLPFQGGQLPATGKVGAEVELEEAAELAALCAVNALAAVKSVIGDLDRIEQVVKVVGFVSSDPSFTAQPQVINGASELLGRVFGDAGVHARSAVGVAVLPLDSPVEVEMTVRFR encoded by the coding sequence GTGAACGGGCCGGACTCCACCGACGCCGGCACGGCCGGGACCGTCGAGGCGCGTCTGGCCGAGCTCGGCCTGACCCTTCCGCCGGTCGCCGCCCCCGTGGCCGCCTACGTCCCGGCCGTCATCGAGGGAAACCTGGTGCACACCTCCGGCCAGTTGCCGTTCCAGGGCGGCCAGTTGCCGGCCACCGGCAAGGTCGGCGCCGAGGTGGAGCTGGAGGAGGCGGCCGAGCTGGCCGCCCTCTGCGCCGTCAACGCCCTCGCGGCCGTCAAGTCTGTCATCGGGGACCTCGACCGCATCGAACAGGTCGTCAAGGTCGTCGGCTTCGTCTCCTCCGATCCGTCCTTCACCGCCCAACCCCAGGTCATCAACGGCGCCTCGGAGCTACTGGGCCGCGTCTTCGGTGACGCAGGCGTCCACGCCCGCTCCGCCGTCGGGGTGGCCGTGCTGCCGCTGGACTCGCCGGTCGAGGTCGAGATGACCGTCCGGTTCCGCTGA
- a CDS encoding MarP family serine protease: protein MFLGLTLLDWVLIVVLFVFLMAGYRRGFLVTLGTMVGLAAGAIAAFFSIPLVSAWITEPGWRILAIVAAALVLVLLGQGIGAALGRAIRLRMALPALRTVDRLGGAVANTAVAAVLISLVAFSASSMGMAPVTSAISESRVITTINDAAPESAKSLVARVRAAVAGTDVVPVLPEPVTTETPAAAASTPAPGQALQEARASVVRISGTALVCGQNQTGSGFAVAPDRVITNAHVVSGLTEPSVESAGGAVHAGRVVHFDAARDVAVIAVDGADLPALDVGAELADQEAGYIMGYPSGGPFQMDPALVQARGEVTVNNVYGADPGLLDIYQLEADVQLGSSGGPLLTADGDVAGIVFARATGDIEVGYAITGEEAEEALTEAEEMVDTVSTGQCIQGN, encoded by the coding sequence TTGTTTTTGGGACTGACCCTGCTGGACTGGGTCCTGATCGTCGTCCTGTTCGTGTTCCTGATGGCCGGCTACCGCCGCGGGTTCCTGGTGACCCTCGGGACCATGGTCGGACTGGCGGCCGGGGCCATCGCCGCGTTCTTCTCCATCCCGCTGGTCTCCGCCTGGATCACCGAGCCCGGTTGGCGCATCCTCGCCATCGTGGCCGCTGCGCTGGTCCTGGTGTTGCTGGGGCAGGGGATCGGTGCCGCCCTGGGGCGCGCCATCCGTCTCCGCATGGCCCTGCCGGCGCTGCGGACGGTGGACCGGCTGGGCGGTGCCGTGGCCAACACCGCCGTGGCCGCGGTGCTGATCTCCCTCGTGGCCTTCTCCGCGTCCTCCATGGGCATGGCGCCGGTGACCTCGGCGATCTCCGAATCCCGGGTCATCACCACGATCAACGACGCGGCACCCGAATCGGCCAAGTCGCTGGTCGCCCGGGTGCGTGCCGCTGTCGCCGGGACCGACGTGGTGCCGGTGCTGCCCGAGCCCGTGACCACGGAGACCCCGGCGGCCGCGGCTTCCACCCCCGCACCGGGACAGGCGCTGCAGGAGGCGCGTGCCTCCGTGGTGCGCATCTCCGGAACCGCCCTGGTCTGCGGGCAGAACCAGACCGGGTCCGGCTTCGCTGTGGCCCCTGATCGAGTGATCACCAACGCCCACGTGGTGTCCGGGCTGACCGAGCCCTCGGTCGAGTCCGCGGGTGGTGCCGTGCACGCCGGTCGGGTGGTGCACTTCGACGCGGCACGGGACGTGGCCGTCATCGCCGTGGACGGGGCAGACCTGCCGGCGCTGGACGTGGGTGCCGAATTGGCGGACCAGGAGGCCGGCTACATCATGGGCTACCCCTCGGGCGGGCCCTTCCAGATGGATCCGGCACTGGTCCAGGCCCGCGGTGAGGTGACCGTCAACAACGTCTACGGCGCCGACCCTGGCCTACTGGACATCTACCAGCTGGAGGCCGACGTCCAGCTGGGCAGCTCCGGTGGTCCACTGCTGACCGCGGACGGTGACGTGGCCGGCATCGTCTTCGCCCGCGCCACCGGGGACATCGAGGTGGGCTACGCCATCACCGGCGAAGAAGCCGAAGAGGCCCTGACGGAGGCCGAGGAGATGGTGGACACCGTGTCCACGGGCCAGTGCATCCAGGGGAACTGA
- a CDS encoding NUDIX hydrolase, translating into MRRAERALVPRLFALPEDQYVAARSWWVHGERRPRAARRASSVAVVRDGLNGVETLLRYRPGPTPLGSVAFPGGSLDAADEDDCPWFGPTPAQWSRVLGVDDHRLARRHLTGAIRELFEETGILLAGPDAHGVVTNPGGGEWMQSRVALDRQELSLPDLVNRRGFGLRTDLLRAVGRWHSPYFSHRRFDTQYFAVAVPHGQDTSLMEGKGVWSAWVPARWLVAGRDSTVLGDAIGQEETVGRPLGRLTVPAVELLLERMAEAGSTVEFLMDLTIRGGVPEFTPELHGSLEESVAPGAPGAEGEDADGGGFSLSVDLPGGRWARA; encoded by the coding sequence GTGCGCCGCGCCGAACGCGCCCTGGTGCCCCGGCTCTTCGCATTGCCGGAGGACCAGTACGTGGCCGCTCGCAGCTGGTGGGTGCACGGGGAGCGGCGGCCGCGGGCCGCGCGTCGTGCCTCCTCCGTGGCTGTGGTCCGGGACGGTCTGAACGGGGTGGAGACCCTGCTGCGCTACCGTCCCGGGCCCACCCCCCTGGGCTCGGTGGCGTTCCCGGGCGGCTCCCTCGACGCCGCTGATGAGGACGACTGCCCGTGGTTCGGCCCGACCCCGGCCCAGTGGTCCCGAGTGCTTGGGGTGGACGACCACCGCCTGGCCCGCCGGCACCTGACCGGGGCGATCCGTGAACTGTTCGAGGAGACGGGCATCCTGTTGGCCGGGCCGGACGCCCACGGCGTGGTCACGAATCCCGGCGGTGGAGAGTGGATGCAGTCCCGTGTGGCGCTCGACCGTCAGGAACTCTCCCTCCCAGACCTGGTGAACCGCCGCGGCTTCGGTCTGCGCACGGACCTGCTGCGCGCCGTCGGGCGGTGGCACAGCCCGTACTTCTCCCACCGCCGCTTCGATACCCAGTACTTCGCGGTGGCCGTCCCGCACGGACAGGACACCTCCCTGATGGAGGGCAAGGGCGTCTGGTCGGCGTGGGTGCCGGCCCGGTGGCTGGTGGCCGGGCGGGACAGCACCGTGCTGGGCGATGCGATCGGCCAGGAGGAGACCGTGGGCCGACCGTTGGGGCGCCTGACGGTGCCGGCGGTGGAACTGCTGCTCGAGCGGATGGCCGAGGCGGGATCCACGGTGGAGTTCCTCATGGACCTCACCATCCGCGGCGGCGTGCCCGAGTTCACGCCGGAACTGCACGGCAGCCTGGAGGAATCAGTGGCGCCGGGGGCGCCGGGGGCGGAGGGAGAAGACGCCGACGGCGGCGGGTTCAGCCTGTCCGTCGACCTGCCCGGCGGCCGGTGGGCCCGCGCCTGA
- a CDS encoding sodium-dependent transporter, with the protein MSRREQFAGRWAFIFAAIGSAVGLGNIWRFPYVAYENGGGAFIVPYLVALLTAGIPLLFFDYAIGHRFKGSPPLAFRRLSKWAESIGWWQVLICFVIGVYYAAIIAYAAMYTWFSFGERWGDDPEAFFFGEYLQVPERVAPTLEFVPAVFWPMLVVWVILLVVLGAGVQRGIAMASLIGIPVLFIMFIALVIVALTLPGAMDGLNALFTPNWSVLSDPQVWIAAYGQIFFSLSVGFGIMITYASYLKRRTNLTGSGLMVGFTNSSFEILCGIGVFSALGFMAQANGVQVADVVSNGIGLAFIAFPTIISEAPLGVLIGVLFFASLVFAGFTSLVSILEVVVSAVKDKLGWSRWTTVSVVVGFSGIVSLLLFSTTTGINVLDVTDAWANNFGIVGAALVAVVVVSWLLRRLDGMVSHLNAVSSFRVGRIYKVLVAVILPIVLAYMWVSDVVLKATEGYGDFPAWFVNTFGWGMSIALIVVAILLALLPWSQRSALHSELNDNLGPESVTGEEELAGAVPGARGAPTGHGRHVDTPSSPPRNPSHPEHPEKGV; encoded by the coding sequence TTGAGCCGCCGCGAGCAATTCGCCGGCCGCTGGGCCTTCATCTTCGCCGCCATCGGCTCCGCCGTGGGCCTCGGCAACATCTGGCGCTTTCCCTATGTCGCCTACGAGAACGGCGGCGGCGCCTTCATCGTCCCGTATCTGGTCGCCCTGCTGACCGCCGGCATCCCGCTGCTGTTCTTCGACTACGCGATCGGCCACCGGTTCAAGGGCTCGCCGCCCCTGGCCTTCAGGCGCCTGAGCAAGTGGGCCGAGTCCATCGGCTGGTGGCAGGTGCTGATCTGCTTCGTGATCGGCGTCTACTACGCGGCCATCATCGCCTATGCCGCCATGTACACCTGGTTCTCCTTCGGGGAGCGCTGGGGAGACGACCCGGAGGCGTTCTTCTTCGGGGAGTACCTGCAGGTCCCGGAGAGAGTCGCCCCGACCCTGGAGTTCGTCCCCGCGGTCTTCTGGCCCATGCTGGTGGTCTGGGTGATCCTGCTCGTGGTCCTCGGCGCCGGCGTCCAACGTGGCATCGCCATGGCGTCCCTGATCGGCATCCCGGTCCTCTTCATCATGTTCATCGCCCTGGTCATCGTGGCGTTGACGCTGCCGGGCGCGATGGACGGCCTCAATGCCCTGTTCACCCCGAACTGGTCGGTGCTCTCCGACCCACAGGTGTGGATCGCGGCCTACGGTCAGATCTTCTTCTCGCTGTCTGTGGGATTCGGCATCATGATCACCTACGCCTCCTACCTGAAGCGCCGCACCAACCTGACCGGGTCCGGCCTCATGGTCGGCTTCACCAACTCCAGCTTCGAGATCCTCTGCGGCATCGGCGTCTTCTCGGCCCTCGGCTTCATGGCCCAGGCCAACGGAGTGCAGGTGGCAGATGTGGTCAGCAATGGCATCGGCCTGGCGTTCATCGCCTTCCCGACGATCATCTCCGAGGCCCCGCTGGGCGTGCTGATCGGTGTGCTGTTCTTCGCCTCACTGGTGTTCGCCGGCTTCACCTCACTGGTGTCCATCCTCGAGGTCGTCGTCTCGGCGGTGAAGGACAAGCTCGGTTGGAGCCGGTGGACCACGGTCTCCGTGGTGGTCGGCTTCTCCGGGATCGTCTCCCTGCTGCTGTTCAGCACCACCACCGGCATCAACGTCCTGGACGTGACGGATGCCTGGGCCAACAACTTCGGCATCGTCGGCGCGGCGCTCGTCGCGGTGGTCGTGGTGTCGTGGCTGTTGCGGCGGCTGGACGGCATGGTCAGCCACCTGAACGCCGTGTCCTCGTTCCGCGTGGGCCGGATCTACAAGGTCCTCGTGGCCGTGATCCTGCCGATCGTGCTCGCCTACATGTGGGTGTCCGATGTGGTCCTCAAGGCCACGGAGGGCTACGGTGACTTCCCCGCATGGTTCGTGAATACCTTCGGCTGGGGCATGTCGATCGCCCTGATCGTGGTGGCGATCCTTCTGGCCCTGCTGCCCTGGTCGCAGAGATCGGCACTGCACAGCGAGCTGAATGACAACCTCGGCCCGGAGTCCGTCACGGGGGAAGAGGAGTTGGCCGGAGCGGTTCCGGGAGCGCGAGGCGCGCCGACCGGCCACGGCCGTCACGTCGACACTCCGTCGTCTCCACCACGCAACCCGTCCCATCCTGAGCACCCCGAGAAGGGAGTCTGA
- a CDS encoding Crp/Fnr family transcriptional regulator: MDLEVLRKAPLFTNLDDEVFSALTSELTEVELSRGASAFHEGDQGDQLYVIMSGKIKLGRTAPDGRENLLAILGPGEVFGEMALFNPAPRTATATAVSAARLAGLRHDNLRKVIQSTPEVSMQLLRALAQRLSKTNESLADLVFSDVPGRVAKALLDLADRFGRPANDGLLVAHDLTQEELAQLVGASRETVNKALAEFVQRGWIRLENRAVVVLDLQRLRQRSR; this comes from the coding sequence ATGGATCTCGAGGTACTGCGCAAGGCCCCGCTGTTCACCAACTTGGATGACGAGGTCTTTTCTGCACTGACCTCCGAGCTGACCGAGGTAGAGCTCTCCCGCGGAGCCTCTGCCTTCCATGAGGGCGACCAGGGCGATCAGCTGTATGTCATCATGTCCGGCAAGATCAAGCTGGGCCGCACCGCCCCGGACGGCCGGGAGAACCTCTTGGCCATCCTCGGCCCGGGTGAGGTCTTCGGCGAGATGGCGCTGTTCAACCCCGCCCCGCGCACGGCCACGGCCACGGCCGTCTCCGCCGCCCGCCTGGCCGGGTTGCGCCATGACAACCTGCGGAAGGTCATCCAGTCCACTCCCGAGGTCTCCATGCAGCTGCTGCGGGCCCTGGCCCAGCGACTGTCCAAGACCAACGAGTCCCTGGCCGACCTGGTCTTCTCGGACGTGCCCGGCCGGGTGGCCAAGGCCCTGCTGGACCTGGCGGACCGCTTCGGCCGCCCGGCCAACGACGGCCTGCTCGTGGCCCACGACCTCACCCAGGAAGAGCTGGCCCAGCTGGTCGGCGCCTCCCGCGAGACCGTCAACAAGGCCCTCGCCGAATTCGTCCAGCGCGGTTGGATCCGCCTGGAGAACCGTGCGGTCGTGGTGCTGGACCTGCAGCGTCTGCGCCAGCGCTCACGCTAG